In Pseudomonadota bacterium, the genomic stretch CTGTTTGCGCCATGTATGCCCGTTGCCGTCACCTCCCCGGCAGCATAGAGATTATTGAGAGATGTCCTTCCCCAGACATCCACCTGAACACCTCCGCAACTATAGTGAGCAGCAGGCACAACCGGAATCGGCACCTTCTGAATATCAATATCAAGGGACAGACAGCGTTTATAAATAGTGGGGAAACGTTTCTTGATATTTATATCCGTATATGAGGCAATATCAAGATAGACATATGAATCGCCTCTCTTTATCATCTCTTCATATATGGCCCGCGACACCTCGTCTCTCGGCGCAAGGTCTCCCAGTGAAGAATACTTGTCCATAAAAGGTATATCATCTTTTGTTTTAAGCTTTGCGCCCTCACCCCTCAACGCCTCTGAAATGAGAAATCCGTCAGCGTCTTTATGGAAAAGGCTCGTTGGATGGAACTGAATGTACTCCA encodes the following:
- a CDS encoding FAD-binding protein yields the protein EYIQFHPTSLFHKDADGFLISEALRGEGAKLKTKDDIPFMDKYSSLGDLAPRDEVSRAIYEEMIKRGDSYVYLDIASYTDINIKKRFPTIYKRCLSLDIDIQKVPIPVVPAAHYSCGGVQVDVWGRTSLNNLYAAGEVTATGIHGANRLASTSLLEGLVWGIRSAQHIVEHFDNKKPYEESEIPPWRFPEREEEVDPALIQQDWVSIRSTMWNYVGIIRTIKRLERAKSDLGYLKNRIDDFYRRAHLVPAVINLRNGVRTAFIVAQSAFKNHMSRGAHYIK